In Nocardia yunnanensis, one DNA window encodes the following:
- a CDS encoding RNA polymerase sigma factor, translating into MDTGSDTEERELVARAAGGDRAAVADVVRLLQDPIYRLALRMVWRPADAEDATQEILLRVVGNLASFRGEAKLTTWAYRIGVNYLLNLKRRTPQEAQQLSLDEFGEGLRDGLADEDYRGPEAALLTHETRLNCSQAMLQCLSRDERVAYVLSDVFEVSSEEAAWIVDASPAAYRKRVERAKRRLGNFLRSTCGLANPDAFCRCSRRVEKAVELGRVDPRRPAFATHPVTPGGRGVAEAEQQMIRLHDAAAVLVAHPDYAAPQAKMEAIVGLLRSGRFPLLE; encoded by the coding sequence ATGGACACCGGATCCGATACCGAGGAACGCGAGCTCGTGGCGCGGGCGGCCGGGGGTGATCGCGCCGCCGTCGCGGATGTCGTTCGGCTGCTGCAGGATCCGATCTACCGGCTGGCGCTGCGCATGGTGTGGCGGCCCGCCGACGCCGAGGACGCCACCCAGGAGATCCTGCTGCGGGTGGTCGGCAATCTCGCGAGTTTCCGCGGCGAGGCCAAGCTGACCACCTGGGCGTATCGCATCGGCGTCAACTATCTGCTGAATCTGAAGCGCCGCACGCCGCAGGAAGCGCAGCAGCTCAGCCTCGACGAGTTCGGGGAGGGGCTGCGAGACGGCCTGGCGGACGAGGACTACCGCGGGCCCGAGGCCGCTCTGCTCACCCACGAGACGCGTTTGAACTGCAGCCAGGCCATGTTGCAGTGCCTCAGCCGCGACGAACGGGTCGCCTACGTGCTCTCCGATGTCTTCGAGGTGAGCTCCGAGGAGGCCGCCTGGATCGTCGACGCGTCCCCCGCCGCCTATCGCAAACGTGTGGAGCGAGCCAAGCGGCGGCTCGGCAATTTTCTCCGATCGACCTGCGGCCTAGCCAATCCCGACGCGTTCTGCCGCTGCTCGCGACGTGTCGAGAAGGCCGTGGAACTGGGACGGGTGGATCCCCGGCGACCCGCTTTCGCCACGCATCCGGTCACCCCCGGCGGCCGCGGCGTGGCGGAGGCCGAACAGCAGATGATCCGACTGCACGATGCCGCCGCCGTCCTCGTCGCCCACCCGGATTACGCTGCGCCGCAAGCGAAGATGGAAGCCATCGTCGGCTTGCTGCGCTCCGGCCGCTTCCCCTTGCTGGAGTGA
- a CDS encoding haloalkane dehalogenase: MPTLEILDSFIHYTDTGSGDVPVVFLHGNPTSSYIWRDVIPHVSGETRALAPDLIGMGASGKPDSDYRLVDHARYLDAWFDALGLDRVVIVGHDWGGALGMHWAARHPERVGGIAVVETFLRPMRWSEMPPQGAELFRRMRSPEGEEMVLERNLFIEFNLPASTQRLSLEALDAYRAPYPTPESRKPMLVWPREFPLDGEPADVVAIIEKYDAWMAASPAVPKLLMHVEHGVGLGSPEVMDWAVNTFAAAELVNIGPAGHHCPEDQPDAIGQAVAQWIRRHALLTTPAVA; encoded by the coding sequence ATGCCCACCCTCGAGATTCTCGACTCGTTCATCCACTACACCGACACCGGCAGCGGCGACGTCCCCGTCGTCTTCCTGCACGGCAACCCCACCTCCTCCTACATCTGGCGCGATGTGATCCCACACGTGAGCGGCGAAACCCGCGCGCTGGCACCGGATCTCATCGGCATGGGCGCGTCCGGCAAGCCCGACAGCGACTACCGACTGGTCGACCACGCCCGCTACCTGGACGCCTGGTTCGACGCGCTGGGCCTGGATCGGGTCGTGATCGTCGGCCACGACTGGGGCGGCGCGCTCGGCATGCACTGGGCCGCACGGCATCCCGAGCGGGTGGGCGGCATCGCCGTGGTGGAGACGTTCCTGCGGCCCATGCGGTGGTCGGAGATGCCGCCGCAGGGCGCGGAACTGTTCCGCCGCATGCGATCTCCGGAAGGCGAGGAGATGGTGCTCGAACGCAATCTGTTCATCGAGTTCAACCTGCCCGCCTCCACCCAGCGGCTCAGCCTGGAGGCCCTGGACGCCTACCGTGCGCCCTACCCGACCCCGGAGTCGCGCAAGCCGATGCTGGTGTGGCCGCGCGAGTTCCCGCTCGACGGGGAGCCCGCCGACGTGGTCGCCATCATCGAGAAATACGACGCGTGGATGGCCGCCAGCCCGGCGGTGCCCAAGCTGCTCATGCACGTCGAGCACGGTGTCGGCCTGGGCTCGCCGGAGGTGATGGACTGGGCGGTGAACACCTTCGCCGCGGCCGAACTGGTGAACATCGGCCCCGCCGGGCACCACTGCCCCGAGGACCAGCCCGACGCCATCGGACAGGCGGTCGCACAGTGGATTCGCCGCCACGCCCTGCTCACCACCCCGGCGGTGGCGTGA
- a CDS encoding MarR family winged helix-turn-helix transcriptional regulator yields the protein MTDVDPARPPLFDSAAFLLGQLGSHAAYRFGQLLEPLGINPPQYGTLRMLEANDGRTQQQLCEVLGIHRNVMVTLIDALEKRGLVERRRHPVDRRAHAVHLLPAGRETIARAAELADGLNAELLAPLEPADRPHMLAMLQRISVGNGLTPGVHPGLTVEPGVMPICDPGHS from the coding sequence GTGACCGACGTCGATCCCGCACGCCCGCCGTTGTTCGATAGCGCCGCATTCCTGCTGGGCCAGTTGGGATCTCACGCCGCCTACCGGTTCGGTCAGCTGCTGGAACCCCTCGGGATCAACCCCCCGCAGTACGGCACGCTGCGCATGCTCGAGGCCAATGACGGCCGCACCCAGCAGCAGTTGTGCGAGGTGCTCGGCATCCATCGCAATGTCATGGTCACCCTGATCGACGCCCTGGAGAAGCGGGGTCTGGTCGAGCGGCGCAGGCATCCCGTCGACCGGCGCGCGCACGCCGTGCACCTGCTGCCCGCCGGGCGGGAAACCATCGCGCGCGCAGCGGAACTCGCCGACGGCCTCAATGCCGAACTGCTGGCCCCGCTCGAGCCCGCGGACCGGCCGCACATGCTGGCCATGCTGCAGCGCATCTCCGTCGGCAACGGGCTGACGCCGGGCGTGCACCCGGGCCTGACCGTGGAGCCGGGCGTCATGCCGATCTGTGACCCAGGTCATAGCTAG
- a CDS encoding MFS transporter produces the protein MDTDTSPTLDPRRWIAFAVVLAAGFMDLLDVTIVNVAVPSIQKDLGAAYSQIEWIIAAYVLSFAAVLITGGRLGDIFGRKRLFLIGVAGFTAASLACGLAASPALLIGARFVQGAMAGLMVPQILAIIRVTFPKEERAKAIAVYSGVGGSASAVGLSLGGLLVQWNLFGLDWRPIFLVNVPVGLAALAAAAVVMRDSRSAHAPRLDIVGMVLAVSAVLLLVYPLNEGRRLDWPAWTFAMMGAAAVVFAAFLAYERWRARTTGSPLIDLELFRSRPFTVGLASWLLFWVGFGGFFLIWTLFMQAGLGWSPMRAGLTSVFFAVGAGIGAGVSVSALAPRFGKWVLLAGGVITAGGFGLYGAMAAHYESGFASWQMVPPLLVTGIGFGIVVAPTIDMLLGQIPDREAGAASGLLNTGQQLGMALGVALVGILFFAQLDHDSAHGVDSVAAQTRTELAATGLPKPAQDQILAGFRACVRDRSAEVDPTVVPASCRDSMAADPRITQTLTRAGEDANAVNFAHTFDYTMLWGIGLMALVCVGFLALPGTIRLEQHESETGDEELVTV, from the coding sequence GTGGATACCGACACCTCCCCCACCCTCGATCCACGCCGGTGGATCGCCTTCGCCGTCGTGCTGGCCGCCGGATTCATGGACCTGCTCGACGTCACCATCGTCAATGTGGCCGTGCCCAGCATCCAGAAAGACCTGGGCGCGGCGTACTCGCAGATCGAATGGATCATCGCCGCCTACGTGCTGTCCTTCGCGGCGGTCCTCATCACCGGCGGCCGGCTCGGCGACATCTTCGGCCGCAAACGGCTGTTCCTGATCGGCGTCGCCGGCTTCACCGCCGCCTCCCTGGCCTGCGGGCTGGCCGCCTCACCCGCGCTGCTCATCGGCGCGCGCTTCGTGCAGGGTGCGATGGCCGGGCTGATGGTGCCGCAGATTCTGGCCATCATTCGCGTCACCTTCCCGAAGGAGGAGCGGGCCAAGGCGATCGCCGTGTACAGCGGCGTCGGCGGGTCCGCCTCCGCGGTCGGGCTGTCGCTGGGCGGGCTGCTCGTGCAATGGAATTTGTTCGGTCTGGACTGGCGGCCCATCTTCCTGGTGAACGTGCCGGTCGGTCTGGCGGCGCTGGCCGCGGCCGCCGTGGTGATGCGGGATTCCCGGTCCGCGCACGCGCCGCGGCTGGACATCGTCGGCATGGTGCTGGCGGTGTCCGCGGTGCTGCTGCTGGTCTACCCGCTCAACGAGGGACGCCGATTGGATTGGCCCGCCTGGACGTTCGCCATGATGGGCGCGGCCGCCGTGGTGTTCGCCGCATTCCTCGCTTACGAGCGGTGGCGCGCCCGCACCACCGGGTCGCCGCTCATCGATCTGGAGCTGTTCCGGTCGCGGCCGTTCACCGTCGGGCTGGCCAGCTGGCTGCTGTTCTGGGTCGGCTTCGGCGGGTTCTTCCTGATCTGGACGCTGTTCATGCAGGCCGGACTGGGCTGGTCGCCCATGCGGGCCGGGCTCACCTCGGTGTTCTTCGCGGTCGGCGCGGGCATCGGGGCGGGCGTGTCGGTGAGCGCGCTGGCGCCGCGCTTCGGCAAATGGGTGCTGCTGGCGGGCGGGGTGATCACGGCGGGCGGGTTCGGGCTCTACGGCGCGATGGCCGCGCACTACGAATCCGGTTTCGCCTCCTGGCAAATGGTGCCGCCGCTGCTGGTGACCGGCATCGGCTTCGGCATCGTGGTCGCGCCGACCATCGACATGCTGCTCGGTCAGATTCCCGATCGTGAGGCCGGGGCGGCGTCCGGACTGCTCAATACCGGGCAGCAGCTGGGTATGGCGCTGGGGGTGGCGCTGGTCGGCATCCTGTTCTTCGCGCAGCTCGACCACGATTCGGCGCACGGCGTGGATTCCGTTGCGGCACAGACCCGTACCGAGCTGGCCGCGACCGGGTTGCCGAAGCCGGCGCAGGATCAGATCCTCGCGGGTTTCCGGGCGTGCGTGCGGGACCGGTCGGCCGAGGTGGATCCGACCGTGGTGCCGGCCAGCTGCCGCGATTCCATGGCCGCCGATCCGCGCATCACCCAAACCCTCACGCGCGCGGGCGAAGACGCCAATGCCGTGAACTTCGCGCACACCTTCGATTACACGATGCTGTGGGGTATCGGGCTGATGGCGCTGGTCTGCGTCGGATTCCTCGCGCTGCCCGGCACCATCCGGCTCGAACAGCACGAGAGCGAGACCGGCGACGAGGAGCTCGTCACCGTCTGA
- a CDS encoding zinc-binding dehydrogenase has translation MRAAVVSKGEFQVEDLPAPVPGPGQVLISVTRCGICGSDLHARVHCDELADLAAATGYDRFMRSDQRIVMGHEFTGDIIEYGPGTRRRWKPGTPVVALPILRAGRQPELTGLSVYAPGGYAEQVVVQESMTFPVPNGLSPDHAALTEPMAVAWHAVRKSRITKGQTAFVIGCGPIGLAVVTMLKAAGVRTVVASDLSPRRRELAAACGADVVVDPGVESPWDATPKKSRITGASDILNLGFDAMDRLRRLPNIPWWYLFRALHTLDRGPSAPVVFECVGVPGIIDQILTAAPPLTRVIVVGVCMQQDAFHPATAINKEIELRFVLGYNPGEFRDTLHLIADGKVDPSPLITGTVGLEGIPTAFTTLASPNHHAKILIDPQSPRTAP, from the coding sequence ATGCGCGCGGCCGTGGTCAGCAAGGGAGAATTCCAGGTCGAGGACCTGCCGGCACCCGTCCCCGGACCCGGCCAAGTGCTGATCTCGGTGACCCGCTGCGGCATCTGCGGCTCCGACCTGCACGCCCGCGTGCACTGCGACGAACTCGCCGACCTGGCCGCCGCCACCGGCTACGACCGGTTCATGCGCTCGGATCAGCGCATCGTCATGGGACACGAGTTCACCGGCGACATCATCGAATACGGTCCCGGCACCCGGCGGCGCTGGAAACCCGGCACCCCCGTGGTGGCGCTGCCCATCCTGCGGGCCGGCCGGCAGCCAGAACTCACCGGGTTGTCGGTGTACGCGCCCGGCGGCTACGCCGAACAGGTCGTGGTCCAGGAATCCATGACCTTCCCGGTGCCCAACGGCCTGTCCCCCGACCACGCGGCGCTCACCGAACCGATGGCGGTGGCCTGGCACGCGGTCCGCAAGAGCCGAATCACCAAGGGCCAGACCGCCTTCGTCATCGGCTGCGGACCGATCGGACTGGCGGTCGTCACCATGCTGAAGGCCGCGGGCGTACGCACCGTCGTCGCCAGCGACCTCTCGCCGCGCCGCCGCGAACTGGCGGCCGCCTGCGGCGCCGACGTCGTCGTCGACCCCGGCGTCGAATCCCCCTGGGACGCAACCCCGAAGAAGTCCCGCATCACCGGCGCCTCGGACATCCTCAACCTCGGCTTCGACGCCATGGACCGCCTCCGCCGCCTCCCGAACATCCCCTGGTGGTACCTCTTCCGCGCCCTCCACACGCTCGACCGCGGCCCCTCCGCCCCCGTCGTCTTCGAATGCGTCGGCGTCCCCGGCATCATCGACCAAATTCTCACCGCCGCACCCCCACTCACCCGCGTCATCGTCGTAGGCGTCTGCATGCAACAAGACGCCTTCCACCCCGCCACCGCCATCAACAAGGAAATAGAACTCCGCTTCGTCCTCGGCTACAACCCAGGCGAATTCCGCGACACCCTCCACCTGATCGCCGACGGCAAAGTAGACCCCTCCCCCCTCATCACCGGCACGGTAGGCCTCGAAGGCATCCCCACCGCCTTCACCACCCTCGCCTCCCCCAACCACCACGCCAAAATCCTCATCGACCCCCAAAGCCCCCGAACCGCACCGTGA
- a CDS encoding dynamin family protein codes for MRDDASGAGYGLVPETRGLVAAARRALGDSPRVRGQLDECARRLDEPLRVALAGQLKAGKSTLLNALVGQDIAPTDATECTRLVTWYRHGSAPKVTAYSSDGAAADVVVRRGRGADGLPGAHGLTFDLSALRWNSPTPREVDQLSVQWPSAELAQTTIIDTPGISSLSREVSARTSRLFAPAGDGPALPPADAVLYLLRRLDTADIDFLESIGGTGNDDVVSNSGAVTGHAGGVNRGTYNAAPHGFSGPLGVIGVVSRADEIGAGRIDALHSARDVASRFATELERTGLCQSVIPVAGLLAFAAATLRQREYDAFEALAAIPVDELTTALLSADRFAHPDLPLPVPAEMRAHLAARFGLFGIRLAVTLIRLGVRGSQALAAELSQRSGLDELRTVLDVQFAQRADELKAHSALTALARILTAHPGTAADTLLPRVRTLLADVHGFAELRLLARLRTDELPLPPADLAELHRLIGGAGVSPTLRLGLASHTDLPTQREAALAAIHKWRTRSRHPLADQSLTQACLTAARSAEGLLAILHEPPTTPFPALPPHR; via the coding sequence ATGAGGGACGACGCTAGTGGCGCCGGGTACGGGCTGGTGCCGGAGACGCGGGGCCTGGTGGCGGCGGCGCGGCGGGCGCTGGGCGACAGCCCGCGCGTGCGCGGGCAGCTGGACGAGTGCGCGCGGCGGCTGGACGAGCCGTTGCGGGTGGCGCTGGCTGGGCAGCTCAAGGCCGGGAAGTCGACGCTGCTGAACGCGCTGGTCGGTCAGGACATCGCGCCCACCGACGCCACCGAGTGCACGCGACTGGTCACCTGGTATCGCCATGGCTCGGCACCCAAGGTGACGGCGTACAGCAGCGACGGCGCCGCGGCGGATGTGGTGGTGCGGCGGGGGCGCGGGGCCGACGGCCTGCCCGGTGCGCACGGCCTCACGTTCGATCTGTCGGCGCTGCGCTGGAATTCGCCGACCCCGCGCGAGGTGGATCAGCTGTCGGTGCAGTGGCCCTCGGCGGAGCTGGCGCAGACCACCATCATCGATACGCCCGGCATCTCCTCGCTGTCGCGGGAGGTGTCGGCGCGCACCTCGCGCCTGTTCGCGCCCGCGGGTGACGGTCCGGCCCTGCCGCCCGCCGATGCCGTGCTGTATCTGCTGCGCCGCCTCGACACCGCCGACATCGATTTCCTGGAGAGCATCGGCGGAACCGGGAACGATGACGTGGTCAGCAACAGCGGCGCGGTGACCGGACACGCCGGAGGCGTGAATAGGGGCACGTACAACGCTGCACCGCATGGTTTCTCGGGTCCGCTCGGCGTGATCGGCGTGGTGTCGCGGGCCGACGAGATCGGTGCTGGCCGCATCGACGCCCTGCATTCCGCGCGCGATGTCGCCTCCCGTTTCGCCACCGAACTGGAGCGAACCGGCCTGTGCCAGTCGGTGATTCCGGTGGCCGGCCTGCTCGCCTTCGCCGCCGCCACCCTGCGTCAACGCGAGTACGACGCCTTCGAGGCGCTGGCCGCCATCCCGGTGGACGAGCTCACCACGGCCCTGCTGTCGGCCGACCGCTTCGCCCACCCCGACCTGCCGCTGCCGGTCCCGGCGGAAATGCGCGCCCACCTGGCCGCCCGCTTCGGACTGTTCGGAATCCGCCTGGCCGTCACCCTGATCCGGCTCGGCGTGCGCGGCTCGCAGGCGCTCGCCGCCGAACTCTCCCAGCGCAGCGGCCTCGACGAACTGCGCACCGTCCTGGACGTCCAATTCGCCCAGCGTGCCGACGAATTGAAGGCCCACTCCGCCCTCACCGCCCTGGCCCGCATCCTCACCGCCCACCCCGGCACCGCCGCCGACACCCTCCTCCCACGCGTGCGCACCCTCCTCGCCGACGTCCACGGCTTCGCCGAACTCCGCCTCCTCGCCCGCCTGCGCACCGACGAATTACCTCTCCCCCCAGCCGATCTCGCCGAACTCCACCGCCTCATCGGCGGCGCCGGCGTCTCCCCCACCCTCCGCCTCGGCCTGGCAAGCCACACCGACCTCCCCACCCAACGCGAAGCCGCCCTCGCCGCCATCCACAAATGGCGCACCCGCAGCCGCCACCCCCTGGCCGACCAATCCCTCACCCAAGCCTGCCTCACCGCCGCCCGCAGCGCCGAAGGCCTCCTGGCCATCCTCCACGAACCCCCCACCACGCCGTTTCCGGCGCTGCCGCCACACCGCTGA
- a CDS encoding dynamin family protein, whose amino-acid sequence MVAANPLLTMVSETIAVARGAERGDLVDRLETVASRVRDPRRRIVVAGLGNQGKSRFVNALINLDVCPVADDRTTAVTTVLSYGAQPGATVIAAGANGGAQVREPVPFDGFAALTGRGAQGSTVLSPQGRAVLRLEVEAPSQLLADGIVVVDTPGLCGHQSAGAASILGQVPAADAVLMLTDASTELTEAEVDFLRQVRELCPAVAVLVTKIDLYPHWRQVFEANRKHLRANDLEVPILPVSAVLRAHAMRLRDEGLGRESGFGLVFQFLREQVVARDQAALRRAVALDVSSAAEHLALALGSELVALRDPARGAAAIRELHAAKAEAEKLHRHTAAWQQTLGDGITDLAGDIDHDLRQRLRDIARTAEDWIDAHDPGRHWDSMDEWLTATVGSAVGDNLVWTGTRAVRLAEHVATHFTELGAVDLPELRETMDGASRTESCTLANLEPDLGLGHKLLVGVRGSYGGVVMAGMAGTMAGLALINPLSLGAGVLLGGKAFSDDKKARLAKRRADAKLAVRRYLDDVAFHTGKETKDRLHRIHRLLRDHFTAVADRTLRSIDESLRAAQEAANLEAARRTERAAELERRLRVVAELRRHADALLGPDTAAASPQGTRPQLPPPTA is encoded by the coding sequence ATGGTGGCGGCGAATCCGCTGTTGACGATGGTGTCGGAGACCATCGCGGTGGCGCGCGGCGCCGAACGCGGGGATCTGGTCGATCGGCTGGAGACGGTGGCGTCCCGGGTCCGGGATCCGCGGCGGCGGATCGTGGTGGCGGGCTTGGGGAATCAGGGCAAGAGCCGGTTCGTCAACGCGCTGATCAACCTGGATGTCTGCCCGGTCGCCGACGATCGGACCACGGCCGTGACCACGGTGCTGTCCTACGGCGCGCAGCCGGGTGCGACGGTGATCGCCGCGGGCGCGAACGGCGGTGCGCAGGTCCGGGAGCCGGTGCCGTTCGACGGCTTCGCCGCCCTCACCGGTCGGGGCGCGCAGGGCAGCACCGTGCTCAGCCCGCAGGGACGCGCCGTGCTGCGTCTGGAAGTGGAGGCGCCCAGCCAGTTGCTCGCCGACGGCATCGTGGTGGTGGATACCCCCGGTCTCTGCGGGCATCAAAGCGCTGGTGCCGCAAGCATTCTCGGTCAGGTGCCAGCGGCGGACGCGGTGCTGATGCTGACCGACGCCTCCACCGAGCTGACCGAGGCCGAGGTGGATTTCCTGCGGCAGGTGCGGGAACTCTGTCCTGCGGTGGCGGTGCTGGTCACCAAAATCGATCTGTATCCGCACTGGCGGCAGGTGTTCGAGGCGAACCGGAAACACCTGCGTGCCAACGACCTCGAGGTGCCCATCCTGCCGGTGTCGGCCGTCCTGCGCGCGCACGCCATGCGCCTGCGCGACGAGGGTCTGGGTCGAGAGTCCGGCTTCGGGCTGGTGTTCCAATTCCTGCGCGAGCAGGTGGTCGCCCGGGATCAGGCGGCCCTGCGGCGCGCCGTCGCACTCGATGTCTCCTCCGCCGCCGAGCATTTGGCGCTGGCCCTGGGCAGCGAGCTGGTGGCCCTGCGTGATCCGGCGCGCGGCGCGGCGGCGATCCGGGAACTGCACGCCGCCAAGGCCGAGGCCGAGAAGCTGCACCGGCATACCGCGGCCTGGCAGCAGACCCTCGGCGACGGCATCACCGACCTGGCCGGGGATATCGACCATGATCTGCGGCAGCGGCTGCGCGATATCGCCCGCACCGCCGAGGACTGGATCGACGCGCACGATCCCGGCCGGCACTGGGACAGCATGGACGAATGGCTCACCGCCACCGTCGGTTCCGCGGTCGGCGACAATCTGGTGTGGACCGGCACCCGCGCCGTGCGGCTGGCCGAACACGTCGCCACCCACTTCACCGAGCTGGGCGCGGTGGACCTGCCCGAGCTGCGCGAGACCATGGACGGCGCGTCCCGCACCGAGTCGTGCACGCTGGCGAACCTGGAACCCGATCTGGGACTGGGGCACAAACTGCTGGTGGGGGTGCGCGGTTCCTACGGCGGCGTGGTGATGGCGGGGATGGCGGGCACCATGGCCGGGCTGGCCTTGATCAACCCGCTGTCGCTGGGCGCCGGAGTGCTGTTGGGCGGCAAGGCTTTCAGCGACGACAAGAAGGCCCGGCTGGCCAAGCGCCGCGCCGACGCCAAGCTGGCGGTGCGCCGCTACCTCGACGACGTCGCCTTCCACACCGGCAAGGAGACCAAGGATCGGCTGCACCGCATCCACCGGCTGCTGCGCGACCATTTCACCGCCGTCGCCGACCGCACCCTGCGCTCGATCGACGAATCCCTGCGCGCCGCCCAGGAAGCCGCCAACCTGGAGGCTGCCCGCCGCACCGAGCGCGCCGCGGAATTGGAGCGCCGCCTGCGGGTCGTCGCCGAGCTGCGCCGGCACGCCGATGCGCTGCTGGGCCCGGACACCGCGGCCGCGTCGCCGCAGGGCACCAGGCCGCAACTTCCGCCCCCGACCGCATAG
- a CDS encoding IniB N-terminal domain-containing protein — translation MSPNAILEFILNLLRDHTAAVSYCDNPGAALAAAGLDNVTPEDIAAVAPMVAESALVAGGSQLADIIAAGGAGLAADTGLGAGAGLGSGAGLGAGGGLGAGAGLGADAGVGADVNGGANVGVGGSVGLGDTAGVNLGTAAATSVILNGGTAAGLDLGLTNTFGAMVDTAADLGAGLTAGLGGALGFAGDVATGLETNLGGALGAQGTADLTTALDAGLDAGAGLETGLQGAVNAATQAGVNLTTGLGGALDAAGGVGASIQTGIDSALNAGLGVQTGLTGAANAGAQLGTGLETGLSGAADTLIGAGGQLGAGLDTALGAGAQLGAGLNTGLNGAAHAGTDLGAQLGSGLETGVSGVGGAATGIGAGLQGGLDSAVGAGSQVGAGLDGGLHTGAELGSGLETGISGAGNAATGLGAGLQGGLDGGLHTGADLGAQVGSGLETGISGVGNAATGLGTGLDTGVHGTLDTGVGLGTQVGSGLDAGLNSAVGAGTHVGAGLETGLGGAANAGVGVGTQVGSGLDVGVHSAAGLGTQLGTGVDTGLTGVGNAVAGAGTGVDAGVSGATQGGVQVGSGLDAHGASAVDAGLHGAGANPWAGVDVSQAFGGGVHGAGADASLFGDGAAHTDLGTHVGGDIVGDMLHS, via the coding sequence ATGAGCCCCAACGCAATTCTCGAGTTCATCCTCAATCTGCTGCGTGACCACACGGCCGCGGTCAGTTATTGCGACAATCCGGGCGCGGCACTGGCCGCCGCCGGACTCGACAATGTGACGCCCGAGGACATCGCCGCCGTCGCGCCCATGGTGGCCGAATCCGCCTTGGTAGCGGGAGGTTCGCAGCTGGCCGACATCATCGCCGCGGGCGGCGCGGGACTGGCCGCCGACACCGGTCTCGGCGCGGGTGCCGGACTGGGTTCGGGCGCCGGTCTCGGCGCGGGTGGCGGTCTCGGCGCGGGTGCCGGGCTCGGCGCTGACGCCGGAGTGGGCGCCGACGTGAACGGCGGCGCGAATGTGGGCGTCGGCGGCTCGGTCGGCCTCGGCGATACGGCCGGGGTCAACCTCGGCACCGCGGCCGCCACGTCGGTGATCCTCAACGGCGGCACCGCCGCGGGCCTGGACCTGGGCCTCACCAACACCTTCGGCGCCATGGTCGACACCGCCGCCGACCTCGGCGCGGGCCTGACCGCCGGTCTCGGCGGGGCGCTCGGCTTCGCCGGTGACGTGGCCACCGGGCTGGAAACAAACCTCGGCGGCGCGCTCGGCGCGCAAGGCACGGCCGACCTGACGACCGCCCTCGATGCCGGGCTCGATGCGGGCGCGGGTCTGGAGACCGGCCTCCAGGGCGCGGTGAACGCGGCCACCCAGGCAGGAGTCAACCTCACGACCGGTCTGGGCGGAGCCCTCGACGCCGCCGGCGGCGTCGGCGCGAGCATCCAGACCGGCATCGACAGCGCATTGAACGCGGGCCTGGGCGTACAGACCGGCCTCACCGGCGCGGCCAACGCGGGCGCACAGCTCGGAACCGGCTTGGAGACCGGCCTTTCCGGCGCGGCCGACACCCTGATCGGCGCAGGCGGCCAACTCGGCGCGGGCCTCGACACCGCGCTCGGCGCGGGCGCTCAGCTGGGCGCGGGCCTCAACACCGGCCTCAACGGGGCCGCGCACGCCGGAACCGATCTCGGTGCTCAGCTTGGAAGTGGCCTGGAGACAGGCGTTTCGGGTGTGGGCGGTGCGGCGACCGGCATCGGGGCGGGCCTGCAAGGCGGGCTCGATTCCGCGGTGGGAGCGGGCAGCCAGGTGGGCGCCGGGCTCGACGGTGGTTTGCACACCGGTGCGGAACTCGGCAGCGGCTTGGAGACGGGCATTTCGGGCGCGGGGAACGCGGCAACCGGCCTCGGTGCCGGGTTGCAGGGTGGGCTCGACGGCGGGCTGCATACGGGTGCGGATCTGGGTGCGCAGGTCGGAAGTGGCTTGGAGACGGGTATTTCCGGGGTGGGCAACGCCGCCACCGGACTGGGGACGGGACTGGACACCGGAGTGCACGGCACGCTCGATACCGGCGTGGGGCTGGGCACTCAGGTCGGAAGTGGGCTGGATGCCGGACTCAACTCTGCGGTGGGGGCCGGAACCCACGTTGGGGCGGGGCTGGAAACGGGGCTCGGAGGCGCCGCGAATGCGGGTGTGGGGGTCGGGACGCAGGTTGGGTCCGGGCTGGATGTGGGGGTGCATTCGGCGGCGGGGCTGGGGACGCAGTTGGGGACGGGTGTGGATACCGGGTTGACCGGGGTGGGGAACGCGGTTGCGGGGGCGGGGACCGGGGTCGACGCCGGGGTGTCCGGGGCTACGCAGGGCGGGGTGCAGGTGGGTAGTGGGCTGGATGCGCATGGGGCGTCGGCTGTGGATGCGGGATTGCATGGGGCCGGGGCGAATCCGTGGGCGGGCGTGGATGTTTCGCAGGCGTTCGGTGGCGGGGTGCACGGTGCGGGGGCGGACGCGTCGCTGTTCGGTGACGGCGCGGCGCATACCGATCTGGGCACGCATGTCGGTGGGGACATCGTCGGGGACATGCTGCATTCGTGA